A genome region from Macaca fascicularis isolate 582-1 chromosome 3, T2T-MFA8v1.1 includes the following:
- the LOC102132884 gene encoding uncharacterized protein: MVALRALDAAGRHGGVGREARERVGAGAIGRSLGAPPPQRTPPPPRRGGGEGSENKRPTAPTARLGSAWRSRPGPQGARSRRRSHCSRHRADRATARFTQPRGPLAAFSSALAGLYARENPSAAGRAGTPASGDQGREKEPRGAGAPRSPRRRRRRRFYPLLTRMATNSPQPHPAPGTASQRSGPGSCRNEHFHWLRGSPPELE, translated from the exons ATGGTGGCTCTGCGGGCCCTGGACGCCGCCGGCCGACACGGAGGCGTGGGGCGGGAGGCGCGCGAGCGTGTGGGAGCCGGCGCGATA GGGAGGAGTCTCGGGGCTCCCCCTCCCCAACGCACACCCCCGCCGCCTCGGCGAGGGGGAGGGGAAGGCTCCGAAAACAAACGTCCAACGGCCCCAACCGCCCGGCTGGGCTCGGCGTGGCGGTCACGGCCGGGGCCGCAAGGAGCCCGGAGCCGCCGCCGAAGCCACTGCTCCAGGCATCGCGCTGACAGGGCAACCGCCCGGTTTACGCAGCCCCGAGGGCCACTCGCAGCCTTCTCCTCAGCCCTCGCGGGGCTGTACGCACGGGAGAACCCGTCAGCTGCAGGGAGGGCCGGGACCCCTGCTTCTGGGGACCAGGGTAGAGAGAAAGAGCCTCGAGGTGCTGGCGCTCCTCGGAgtccgcgccgccgccgccgccgccgcttctACCCACTCCTCACTCGAATGGCAACTAATTCGCCCCAGCCGCACCCCGCCCCCGGCACCGCCTCCCAGCGCTCAGGACCCGGCAGCTGCCGCAACGAGCATTTCCATTGGCTTAGGGGCTCCCCACCAGAACTCGAGTGA